The Oscillatoria acuminata PCC 6304 genomic interval GGCAAGACCCGTATGGATGGGCCGATGATAAAGTTAATAGTTATATCGATAAAGTCAAGGAATCCATTGAGTTGCGATCGGGCATTATCAAACTGGTTAAACGACACTTAGAAAATTCCCGCTTAGAACTTGCTGGAGTAGAAGCACTCCATGCTTTATATGTGAGTTCTCATCCTCACCATTTTATTCCCCTAAAAGAAATGCACGAAATTTTAATCGAACTTTCTTCTCCCCTCACGGGATATTTAGGAAGAATCAAAGGCAGCGATTGGCATAGCGATCGCTTTTACTATCTACGCGACTTATCCCGCTAGGCATGAATCCCCAACCCGTTGTTTTCATTGCTCTGAATCTTTTTTCTGAACCCTATTAATTTGAATGGAAAAAATCGCTCGATATCGCGGATGTCTTCTCGGTTTAGCCGTGGGTGATGCCCTGGGAACTTCCTTAGAATTTAAGCAACCAGGGACTTTTACCCCCATCACCGATATGGTAGGCGGGGGTATTTTTAACCTCCAACCTGGAGAATGGACCGATGATACGTCAATGGCTTTATGTTTAGCAGAAAGTCTGATTGAAAAACAGGGGTTTGATCCGGTTAACCAATTAGAAAACTATTTAAAATGGGAGCAAACGGGATATTTCAGCAGTACCGGAGAGTGTTTCGATATTGGAAATACGGTGCAACAAGCCCTGGCGCTATTTCAGCACACGAGACAACCCTATTGTGGTGCGACCGATGCCCGGAGTGCGGGGAATGGTTCTCTGATGCGGTTAGCACCTGTTCCCCTATTTTATGCGGGTGATTTTGAGAAGGCGATCGCCCTCTCAAAAGATAGTTCACGGACCACCCACGGCGCAGCTACCGCCGTTGATGCTTGCCGATATTTTGCCGGATTAATTATCGGTGCAATTCAAGGCACCAGCAAGGAAGAATTACTCGGACCTCACTACAGTCCAGTTCCTGGATATTGGCAAAATCATCCCCTCGTTCCAGAAATTGCTGAAATTGCGGCAGGTTCTTTCAAAACCCGCCAACCCCCAGAAATTCAAGGAACAGGTTATGTGGTGAAATCTTTAGAAGCTGCATTATGGGCTTTTTATCACAGTCAATCGTTTGAAGAAGGCTGTTTATTAGCGGTTAATTTAGGGGATGATGCGGATACAACGGGGGCAATTTATGGACAGATTGCCGGGGCATTTTATGGAGAATTGGGAATTCCAGAACGATGGCGGCAACAGTTAGTTGATGCAGACTTGATTATTTCGTTTGGCGATCGGTTGTTTGAGTTTGCAGAGTCTGGGGTTACTCCATAAGGTGGAGGGAAAGACCCGGTTTTTTCTGTCCGGGGGGGGATGGCGATCGCCGAAGTTAATGCCCGGAAACGACTGAAGTCGTTACTACAAAATAAGAAAATGAGTTTTTCCCCTGTTCAACATCCCGACTTTAGTCGTTTCTCCAGCTACCAAACAAACCTAACTTCTGTGGCCCCTTTTTTTTTCGGGTCGGGGATCAAGGATTTCTTGCCCGTAAACTAGGAAGAGGCCCATACATCAGAAAACATCTCGAATTGTTAAGTTTTATTAAAAAACCTCATATTTCATCAAAACGGTAAAATATAATACAGAAAGAGAGGGAAAGGCAAAAAAGCGGCCCCTCTTCCAACTTTAGTAAATCCACTTAATTTAGAACAGGAACACAGATATGAAACTAACTTATCGCGGAATTGGCTACGATTCGGAACCCCAGAGCTTTAATCTCATGGAGGGAGAAATTGGGGGGAAATATCGGGGGAATGATTGGCAAGTGCGCTATCCCCGGCATATTCCTGTCCCGGCAACTCTCAATGAGTTAACCTATCGGGGCGCTCGGTATAATTCTGGGGAAGCTGTAACCACCCCAGTGGCAGAAGTAACGGCAAAGACTCGGCAGGTGAGGCCCCTCATGGATACTCAACCAGGAGACAAGGTGATGGAAGAGGTTGCCAAACTTCACCGCAATAACATTTGTCGGAGTTTAGAACGCCGGATGCAAGCGGCCAGGATGCTGGGGAATGAAAACTTGATTGAACAGCTAAAAATGGAATCTCAGCAACTCACCTGCTACCTTTATTAAGCCTCCCTAGGGGTTACGCCGTAGCCAGATCCCGCGCAACCCAGCGGCGATCGCTCCTTGATAATCATCCCGATAGCTATCGCCGATGTGCCATGCGTCAGATGCTGCACAGCTATGTTTTTCTAAACCCGCCGCAAAAATCGGCGGGTTTGGTTTTGCAGCCCCCACAGCGGTAGAAAGGGTGACGGAATCAAAAAATTGGGCCAGATCCAATGCCTCTAGGACAGAGTAAAGTCTGGAGTCAAAATTTGACAAAACTCCCAGTTGAATGCCTTGAGAGTGCAGGGATTCGAGGGTGGGGCGAACATCAGGATAGACGAACCAAGGGTCAGCGGTGGCAAAGTAATCGTACAGTTGCTCAAAGAAAGCCGAAAAATCGGCAAACTGATGGAAGACTCCGGCGCGTTTGAAGGTATCCGTGGCGATCGCCTCCCACCACTGAAATTCCAGGCGGGGAATCTCCGTTGGCAAGACTCCGGGAAATGCCGCCTGTTCTGTGGCGGCAAAACTGTCGAAAAATGCCTGATTTAACAGGCGATCGTCCACTTCTACCCCAAAGCGACGGGCCAAATTTCCGTAAGCTGTACCCACACTGCCACGCACTCCAAAAAGGGTACCGGCGGCATCGAAAAAAATCACCGAAGGCTGGGACATCAGGTTAGGTTAACGGGGTAAACCGGATTGAGAGAAAAACTCACGCACGGGCTGAGTAATCCAATTTAAGCCGACTTTAAGCTGATGGTCAAATGTGGGCATCCGATACAGATAAGCCAAACGCCGTAAGAGGTGGGCCATTTGACCATCCAATTTGACCCCTAATCCGGTTAATGTGGCATTATCAATCCCCAAGGTCATCATTTCGCCTAATCCTTGATATTCAAAGGGGAGGAGGGGGCGATCGCTCAGGGAGGCCCAGACATTCCAGGCAGCATAATCCGCTTGCTGCATTGCCGCTTGTGCTGTGGTTGGCACAGGTTGTCCACTGGCATCAAGACTATAGGCGAGGTCCCCGACTGCAAACAGTTCCGGATGGTCGATCGCCTGTAAGGTCCGCGTCACTTCGATTTGACCCCGTTCGGTATGCTTCACCGGCAGGGATTGCACCACGGAGGCGACTTGGGTTCCCACGGTCCAAATCACCACATCAACCGGAATCGGGTCTACTTGTCCTCGATATAACAGGGAAATGCTATCGGCGGTAATTTCTTGGGTGGTGGTTTCTAAATCAATCCAAATTCCCCGTTCTTCTAGGGCTTTGGTGGCTGCTTCACGATTAAATTCCGTGGAGGTTCGCAGAATTTCTGTCCCCATTTCAACCAGGCGCAGACGACCTCGGTTTTGGAGGCGATCGGCCAGTTTACAAGCCAATTCCACCCCGGAATAGCCGCCACCGACGACGGCGATGCGGATTTTGTCTTGATCGGAGGCTTCTAGGAGGCGCAGTCGTTCTTCCAGACGATAGGCATCGGCAATGGTGCGGAAGGGGAAGGCATAATCGGCAGATCCGGGGACTAAATCTAAGGGAGTTTCTCCACCGAGGGCCACGATTGCGCGATCGTAACTGAATTCTACGCCATCCTCTAAATGGACCTGTCTGTTCTCTAGGTTGATCTCAGACACGGTGCCTTGATGGAAGCGCACTCGGGTATTAGCCAGCAGTTCCGAAAACGGTGGCGCAATTTCCCAGGATTGCAATTCCCCGGTGAGCAACTCGTAGAGGAGGGGGGAGAACAAAAAGCGATCGTTGTTATCAATCAGAACAATCTCGGGGGTTGCGGATGGGTTCCAGGGTAACTCGCTCAAGCGCAAAGCGGCATACAGACCGCCAAATCCGCCGCCGAGGATACAAATTCGTGCTTTTTCTGTCATACAAGTGGGCGATCGCGTGGGTTAACAAGATACTCTTTTCCACGATAGCAGGGCGATCGGTCAGCGTGGGGCGATCGGGCTTTATAGAAACGATGAAAATCACCTCTTGGGGAATGAGTCTAGCCCTTTCCTCAGTCTCTTGTCCCCTGGGGGTTAAATCCGCGATCGGGTTGCGTTCAATTTCCGGAGCAACAATATTTTATCCGCAATAAAATTACAGGTGCTAAAACCAATTGGCAGCGTCTTTACTACCCGAACTTTTGCCCTCCACTCTTTGATTATGACCGTAACTAACGACAAGCCTAATTCCATTTTTCTGGAAATTGACAAGATTTGTCCCCTCTCCGAAGTGGCAAATAATCAGACTTTAACGAGTGAGATTCAGCAGCGATTAACGGAGTTGGAATTACTCACCCCTCCTGTTGATGGTGTTTTTGGGGACCTGACCAACGCCGCTTATCAACGCTTTCAGGACCTCAACGGGATTGAAGAAGAACAAGAAGCCCTGGGTCCGAAAACCATTGCCGCCCTGATGAATACTCAGGCCCAAACTTTATCAATCCCCCGAATTTCCCTAAAAACCACCACGAAAACGATTTTCAAAACTTTACCCCTGCAATCTTCTGTACTCACTGCCAATGAGCAATTTAGTGTAGAACCGGGTCAAAGTTTTACCTTAGCTAATTATGAACGGGGCCATCGCGGTCATTATCGGGTGACCTTACAAGAAGCGATTCGGAACAATCGCGTCTGGTATGCCTTTGAAGAGCACGTTCAACTGATAGAAGGAAACCGCACCCTCACGCAACCCCAGCAACCGGCTGCATCGGTGCGATTAAATGTGCCTTTTAAGTCTCAGATGGATAACTATTACAATCCCAGCGGCGCTTGTAATGTGACCTCGATCGCCATGTGTTTGGAATATCTAGGGGTTCCCCGCTACGACAATCGCTATCGCCAGATGGAAGATGAGTTATATCGCTGGTGTCTCGATCGCGGATATTCCCGCCATAACCCTGAACATTTAGCGCGAGTTGTCCGAGACTATAAACGCAAAGATGACTTTACCTACTGGGGAACCATCCAACGCTGTCAAAACCACCTGCGCGGCGGCAATCCCTGCGTGATTCACGGCTATTTCACCAGCTTTGGTCACATTATCGTCTTAGTCGGATTTGACGCCAACGGATTCATCGTTCATGACCCTTATGGCGAATGGTTCCCGACGGGTTACCGCACAGATAAAAGCGGTGCCTATCTCCACTACTCCTACAACTTAATCCGCCGCACTTGTATTCCAGATGGACAGTTCTGGGTTCACTACATCAGTCGTTAAGCCAACCCTTGTACATCTAGTGAAACTTCCAACACGGAACTCTTTGATTCCGTGTTTTTTATTGTCAATCCAACGGAGGCTCCATCGATACAAGATTCATTTCAAGGAACAAGAAACTGGGTTTCACCGCCCAGATTTGCTGGAGATTGGCAGACATTTTGTAAAAAATCTAGCTTGAATTGCGCCTGTAACGCCCCCATAACTTCCCTTTTCGTAACGTTGCCGCAACTGAATTGAGCTAATTTATATCCCTCAAATCAACCCGATTCCTCACTTATAAGAGATGCAATGAGGGGCAATGGGTCAGCGCGCCGGTTAAATTTGGCAAGTCAGCCCTGAGACTGAAAACCCGTGGCTCAGTGGCTCAATATGTTAATTTTGATACCCTCAAATACCGAAGAAAGAACGGAAATCCTAGATTGTCTCAGGGCTTCTTGAGTGTAAGTTTTCAGTTACTCTGTTTTCGTTTTAGACTCTCCAAAAGCCTTGAATGTAATAATTTACAGCGAGATACCGACCAAAAATTACGAGATAAAAAATCGATGATTTTGCAGATTGTTATGCTCATTTTGCTCATGGAACATTGGGATAGTGCTAAAATTTAGATGGATCTTCATCCCCGGGTGGTTCTTTCACGGAAGTTAATTAAAATTTGATGATTTTACCCTCTTCAGAAACTCACTTAAATCACCTGATTATAAATAATTCACTTTTTAACGGCCTCTGACGAAAGAAACCCACCAAGGCTGATGATCACTCTGTTTAAGGAGGCCAACATACGACTGCATCGAAAGTAAAAAGCGTTGAAAGAGAAACTCGGCAAGTCTGAGCAGGAAAATAAAGTTTCCAGCTTGAACACATCTATCTGGTTTCGCGGAAAGCATAGAGATGTGTACTGACCAGGTTAAAATCCGCTACTTTTATGCCAGTATTTCAAGGCATAAAACTTAAATTCATAACCATTAACTCAAAAAAAAAGGAAACACAATGACCGTTTTTATTGCTTTAATTGGCAACAGCCTATACGCTTTTAATGCGAACAATCCGATGCAAGCCTTCTCTGTGGGGGTAACTGGAATCGAGGGAACTTTACTCGGGATTGATACCCGACCGGCCAACGGTTTGATTTATGGCGTCACAACCACCAACAATATTTACTCCATTGACCCCCAGAGTCTGGGATTCACAATTAATCCCAATGGAGCATTGAATAATATAAGGACTCCGGTCACCGTAGCTGCCACATTTGTCAGCACCTTATCCGAACCCTTTGAAGGGGGAATAGTTTCAGGATTGGACTTTAATCCAGTTCCGGACCGGCTGCGATTAGTGGGGGAGAATAACCAAAATTTCCGCATCAATGTTGATACTGGAGAAGTCATTGTTGATGGCACCCTAGCATTTGCAGCAGACGACCCTAATGGGGGCATTAATCCAACCATTAGTGCCTCGGGTTATACCAATTCCTTTGCCGGAACGACTTCCACCCAACTCTACAATATCGATACTCAACTGAACACCCTGGTACTGCAAAATCCCCCCAATGATGGGACTCTGGTTACCATTGGGAATTTAGGGGTGGATTTTGGTAATTTGGCTGGGTTTGATATTGTTTCCGGGATGGACGGGGAGAATGCTGCCTTTGCCGTTGCTAACTCCATGCTCTATTCGATTGACCTGATGAATGGTCAAGCCACTAGCTTAGGGATGATTGGGGGCCTTTCAGGCTTAGATTTCCGAGGGTTGGCAACGGTACCCACTTCTACGTTCCGAGACACGATTACAGGAGAAACTGAATTTAACCCGGCTCAATATTTGGCTTCTCATCCGGATCTAATTGCTGCGTATGGCTATAATATTGGCGCTGCTATTGATCATTTTCAGGTATTTGGGAGGGCAGAAAATCGAGCATTGAGTACGTTTGACCAACTGGGATATCTGGCTTCTTATGGAGATTTGATTGAGGCGATTGGGCTTAATCGTTTCTCAGCCACGCACCATTATCTTGCGTTTGGGGTTTCGGAAGGGCGGGTCACCAATCTGTTCGATCCGGTCAGTTATCTCAATACTTATGCCGATTTAAGGGCTGCGTTTGGTAATGATTTAGTGGCCGCGACTGAACACTATATCCTAAATGGATTTAGTGAGGGTCGCGTTTTTTAGACTCAATTTGAGACACAGACTCTAAAGAAATGACTAAAGTCGTTACTACAAACATTGAAGTATTCCCTGAATTAATCCATGTTCGGAGTAACGACTTTAGTCGTTATTCATCTTCGTAGTAACAATTAATTGCTGCCAGACAGCATGGCTTGCTGTCCTTGGGGGGAGGTAGCATAGCCTAAAAAGGCTTGGACTGCTGGGTTGGGAGGCTGCTTATAAGCGAAGGATAAGACGCGCTGCAAGGGATAATTGGGATGATTGGGGATCATACCCTGTTTTTTATTGTCAATCCAACGGAGGCTCCCTCGATACAGGATTCATTTCAAAAAACAAGAACCCGGGGTTTCACCGCCATGATTTGCTGGAGATTGGGAGACATTTCCTAAAACATCTAGCTTTAATTGCCCCTGTAATGCCCCCATAACTGCGCTTTTCGGACCGTTGGTGCGACTGAATTGAGCTAATTTATATCACTCAAACCAACCAAAATACTCACTTATAAGAGATAAAAAAAGGGGTGATGGGCCCGCGATCAGTTAAATTTGGCAAGGCAGCCCTGAGACTGAAAAACCGTGACTCAGTTGCTCCATATCTTAACCTTGATACCCTCAAAAACCGGAGAAAGGACGGAAATCCCAGATTGTCTTAGGGCTTCTTGAGTGTAAGTTTTCAGTTGCCCTGTTCTTGTCCTTCAGCCTCTCGAATCTCTGTAATTGGTAATTTCACGCAGATCCTTCAGAGAAGATGGCGAGATAAAAAATTCATGATTTTGCGGATTGTTACCCTCATTTCGCTCATGGCTCATTGGGATAGTGCTAAAATTAGATGGGTCTTCTACCCTAGCGGTTAATACACTGAAGTCGATTAAAATTTGATGATTTTACTATTTCCGCAAACTCACTTAAATGACCCGAACATAAATGATTCACTTTTTAACGACCTCTGACAAAAGAAACCCACCTAGACCGATGATCACTCTGTTAAAGGAGGCTAACCTACGACTGCATCGAAAGTAAAAAGCGTTGAAAGAGAAATTAGGCCAGTCTGACCAGGAAAATAAAGTCCAGCTTGAACACATCTATCTGGTTTCGCAGAAAGCATAGAGATGTGTAGTGTCCAGGTTAAAGTCTGCTACTTTTATGTCAGCCTTTCAAGGCATAAAACTAACAAATTTTAACCCTTAACTGTTAACTAGAAAACCAAGGAAGAACAATGACCGTTTTTATTGCTTTAAATGATAACAATACCCTAGTCGCTTTTAACGCGAATAATCCGACCCAGACCTCCTCTGTAGGAGTCACGGGAATTGAGGGGACTTTACTAGGGATTGATACCAGACCGGCTAATGGGTTGATTTATGGTATCACAACCACCAACAATATTTACTCCATTGACCCCCAGAGTTTGGGATTCACGATTGATGCCAATGGAGCATTGAATAATACTATGACTCCGGCCACTGTATCTGCCACCTTAGTCAGTACCTTGTCCCAACCCTTTGAAGGGGGAACAGTTTCGGGCGTTGACTTTAATCCAGTTCCGGACCGGCTGCGATTAGTGGGGGAGAATAACCAAAATTTCCGCATCAATGTTGATACCGGCGCAGTTATTGTTGATGGCACTCTAGCATTTGCAGCAGATGACCCCAATGGGG includes:
- a CDS encoding ADP-ribosylglycohydrolase family protein, coding for MEKIARYRGCLLGLAVGDALGTSLEFKQPGTFTPITDMVGGGIFNLQPGEWTDDTSMALCLAESLIEKQGFDPVNQLENYLKWEQTGYFSSTGECFDIGNTVQQALALFQHTRQPYCGATDARSAGNGSLMRLAPVPLFYAGDFEKAIALSKDSSRTTHGAATAVDACRYFAGLIIGAIQGTSKEELLGPHYSPVPGYWQNHPLVPEIAEIAAGSFKTRQPPEIQGTGYVVKSLEAALWAFYHSQSFEEGCLLAVNLGDDADTTGAIYGQIAGAFYGELGIPERWRQQLVDADLIISFGDRLFEFAESGVTP
- a CDS encoding HAD-IA family hydrolase, which encodes MSQPSVIFFDAAGTLFGVRGSVGTAYGNLARRFGVEVDDRLLNQAFFDSFAATEQAAFPGVLPTEIPRLEFQWWEAIATDTFKRAGVFHQFADFSAFFEQLYDYFATADPWFVYPDVRPTLESLHSQGIQLGVLSNFDSRLYSVLEALDLAQFFDSVTLSTAVGAAKPNPPIFAAGLEKHSCAASDAWHIGDSYRDDYQGAIAAGLRGIWLRRNP
- a CDS encoding DUF4278 domain-containing protein, with product MKLTYRGIGYDSEPQSFNLMEGEIGGKYRGNDWQVRYPRHIPVPATLNELTYRGARYNSGEAVTTPVAEVTAKTRQVRPLMDTQPGDKVMEEVAKLHRNNICRSLERRMQAARMLGNENLIEQLKMESQQLTCYLY
- a CDS encoding C39 family peptidase, with the translated sequence MTVTNDKPNSIFLEIDKICPLSEVANNQTLTSEIQQRLTELELLTPPVDGVFGDLTNAAYQRFQDLNGIEEEQEALGPKTIAALMNTQAQTLSIPRISLKTTTKTIFKTLPLQSSVLTANEQFSVEPGQSFTLANYERGHRGHYRVTLQEAIRNNRVWYAFEEHVQLIEGNRTLTQPQQPAASVRLNVPFKSQMDNYYNPSGACNVTSIAMCLEYLGVPRYDNRYRQMEDELYRWCLDRGYSRHNPEHLARVVRDYKRKDDFTYWGTIQRCQNHLRGGNPCVIHGYFTSFGHIIVLVGFDANGFIVHDPYGEWFPTGYRTDKSGAYLHYSYNLIRRTCIPDGQFWVHYISR
- a CDS encoding NAD(P)/FAD-dependent oxidoreductase; the encoded protein is MTEKARICILGGGFGGLYAALRLSELPWNPSATPEIVLIDNNDRFLFSPLLYELLTGELQSWEIAPPFSELLANTRVRFHQGTVSEINLENRQVHLEDGVEFSYDRAIVALGGETPLDLVPGSADYAFPFRTIADAYRLEERLRLLEASDQDKIRIAVVGGGYSGVELACKLADRLQNRGRLRLVEMGTEILRTSTEFNREAATKALEERGIWIDLETTTQEITADSISLLYRGQVDPIPVDVVIWTVGTQVASVVQSLPVKHTERGQIEVTRTLQAIDHPELFAVGDLAYSLDASGQPVPTTAQAAMQQADYAAWNVWASLSDRPLLPFEYQGLGEMMTLGIDNATLTGLGVKLDGQMAHLLRRLAYLYRMPTFDHQLKVGLNWITQPVREFFSQSGLPR
- a CDS encoding DUF4394 domain-containing protein yields the protein MTVFIALIGNSLYAFNANNPMQAFSVGVTGIEGTLLGIDTRPANGLIYGVTTTNNIYSIDPQSLGFTINPNGALNNIRTPVTVAATFVSTLSEPFEGGIVSGLDFNPVPDRLRLVGENNQNFRINVDTGEVIVDGTLAFAADDPNGGINPTISASGYTNSFAGTTSTQLYNIDTQLNTLVLQNPPNDGTLVTIGNLGVDFGNLAGFDIVSGMDGENAAFAVANSMLYSIDLMNGQATSLGMIGGLSGLDFRGLATVPTSTFRDTITGETEFNPAQYLASHPDLIAAYGYNIGAAIDHFQVFGRAENRALSTFDQLGYLASYGDLIEAIGLNRFSATHHYLAFGVSEGRVTNLFDPVSYLNTYADLRAAFGNDLVAATEHYILNGFSEGRVF